Sequence from the Candidatus Kinetoplastibacterium galatii TCC219 genome:
GCTTGGTTTTTATGAAATAGAACATCTTTTTTTAGCTCATCATAAAGATGATCAGGCTGAAACCGTTATTTTAAGATTATTGCGTGGCTCGGGTATAAAGGGGATGGGTGCCATGAGAAATATTTCAATAAAAAATGGTAAATCATATATTAGACCTTGGTTAAATATACCTAAAGAAATAATTAGTTCTGAAATGAATCTATTCTCGAACTCTACATCCTGGTATCCAGTTAACGATCCAACTAACGCAGATAATTCTACTGCAAGGTCTATTGTTAGAAATTGTTTAGCTCCTCAATTAGATAAATATTGGCCAAAATGGAGGGATTCTCTGTACAGACATGCATCTCAAATGTCTATTGCCTCAGACATGTTAGAGAATTTTGCTAAATTAGATTTTGATAAATTAAAGATTAATAATGATAGCAGTTTTTCGCTTTCTAGATGGCGTTCTATTGATTCAATTTATAGAAAAATACAAGTTTTAAGATATTGGTTTTTAATAAATAATTTAAGTATGCCTTCAGAATCTTTTGTTAATAACCTATGCAGGCAACTTGCTAATTTACATTCACTAGGCTACGATAGATTTATGCAAGTTAAATATGGGGAACATGCTATATTGTGTCATAAGGGATTAGTATGGATAGAATTTTCTAAATTCAACAATTAAGGATATTATTTTTTAATATTTCGAGACAAAATCAATTTATTATTTTACAATAAGCAAGTTCATAATATTTTTTCATATAGAGTGTTATATGGCTTTATTCGTTCATAAGTACGGTGGAACATCGATGGGTTCTGTCGAGCGCATAAAAAATGTGGCTCGTCGCATAGCAAAGTGGCATGCAGCTGGTCACAAGATCGTAGTTGTTCCGTCAGCTATGTCTGGTGAAACAAATCGCCTGCTCGGTCTTGCTAGAGAGATTTCTCCTTTCCCTGATGTGAGAGAAATGGATATGTTAGCATCTACAGGGGAGCAGGCTAGTAGCGCTTTGTTGGCTATAGCTTTACAAAAGGAAGGAGTCTCTGCTAGAAGTTATGCTGGATGGCAAGTTCCAGTAAATACTGATTCTTCTTACACAAAAGCTAGAATCGTATCTATAGAAGGGACTAAAGTTCAAGATGATCTAGCCCAAGGCAAGGTTGTTGTTATTACAGGATTTCAAGGAGTCGATCCAGAAGGAAATATAACAACCTTGGGTAGAGGTGGTTCTGATACTTCTGCAGTTGCTGTAGCTGCTGCTTTGAAGGCACAAGAGTGTTTAATATATACTGATGTAGATGGTGTTTATACGACAGATCCTAGAGTGGTTCCAGAAGCTCGTAGACTTTCTCAGATTTCTTTTGAGGAAATGCTGGAAATGGCATCTCTTGGTTCTAAGGTATTACAGATAAGATCTGTAGAATTTGCTGGCAAGTATAGTGTTCCTACTAGGGTATTGTCTTCATTGACTGATCCCCT
This genomic interval carries:
- the tilS gene encoding tRNA lysidine(34) synthetase TilS, with product MYVVSKHLYDPLKYSLLNLDTIPKRIAVGLSGGMDSAMLSITASKVASDLKISLFLFHINHCLQNDSNYWSERAHDLANLLKTPFHEKKIYVDRKSKYGLEASARNSRYKAFDDLLGFYEIEHLFLAHHKDDQAETVILRLLRGSGIKGMGAMRNISIKNGKSYIRPWLNIPKEIISSEMNLFSNSTSWYPVNDPTNADNSTARSIVRNCLAPQLDKYWPKWRDSLYRHASQMSIASDMLENFAKLDFDKLKINNDSSFSLSRWRSIDSIYRKIQVLRYWFLINNLSMPSESFVNNLCRQLANLHSLGYDRFMQVKYGEHAILCHKGLVWIEFSKFNN
- a CDS encoding aspartate kinase; its protein translation is MALFVHKYGGTSMGSVERIKNVARRIAKWHAAGHKIVVVPSAMSGETNRLLGLAREISPFPDVREMDMLASTGEQASSALLAIALQKEGVSARSYAGWQVPVNTDSSYTKARIVSIEGTKVQDDLAQGKVVVITGFQGVDPEGNITTLGRGGSDTSAVAVAAALKAQECLIYTDVDGVYTTDPRVVPEARRLSQISFEEMLEMASLGSKVLQIRSVEFAGKYSVPTRVLSSLTDPLISLEIEMSSGTLINFEEDGKMESAVVSGIAFSRDEAKITVLSVPDTPGIAHSILGPVADANIEVDMILQNQSVSGTTDFSFTVNRNDFKHTVDVLRNQVIPAVKAKDLAVDEKVAKVSIVGVGMRSHVGIASLMFKTLAQEGINIKMISTSEIKTSVIIDDKYMELAVRALHKAFDLDK